ACTATGGACCGATACTGAATCCCCACATCATTTCCCTGACGGTTTAATGTTGTAGGATCATGCGTTTTCATATGAATTTCCAAAATAGTTTCATAGGAACATTCTTTAGGATCAAAAATAACCTGAACACATTCTGCATGACCGGTTGTATCGGTGCAAACTGCCTGGTATGTTGGATTTTTCATTGGTCCTCCGGAATAGCCCGAAAGCACACTTTTAACACCTTTTACTTCTTCAAAAATTGCCTCTGTGCACCAGAAACAACCACCGCCAAAGGTGGCTTTTTGCCAACCGTTTTGGGCGATCTCTTCATCAGTATATACTTTCCTCATAGCAAGAATTTCTTTGTTGGAATAATTATCTGCCTCCATGCCATTTTCTGGCTGCTTTGCGCCACAACTCACAAAAACTGTGACCAATACCATTAAAACAGGCAAAACGAACAATTTGTTTTTCATTATCAGATTTTTATTCATTTACGCAAACATAACCCCTTTGGTTGGTGTAAAAGTTCAGCTTTTAACAAATCTTAATACAAAAATGACCTTTTGTGACATGGAAATCCCGAAAACCAATTAAAAGTTGTGGTTCATGTTCAAAAATTAAGCGAACCCAATATTAATAAATTCTATATTTGTCAGGCTTAATCAATTTATGGATCGAATACGTATAGCAGTTCATGGCGGTGCAGGCACCATGCCTAAAAAATATATGACCCCTGAAACAGAGTCAGCTTGCAATAGTGCTTTGGAAAATGCCTTGAGAGCGGGTTATTCATTATTGGCAGAAGGTGCTGAAGCTGTAGATGCTGTAGCTGCAGCGGTAACAGTCCTCGAAAATTTTGAATTATTTAATGCAGGCAAAGGTTCGGTGTTCACAAATCAGGGAACACACGAAATGGACGCAAGTATTATGAATGGAAAAAATTTAAAATCCGGAGCTGTTGCGGCTGTTAGTAATATTAAAAATCCGATTCAGCTTGCACGCGCTGTTATGCAACATTCAGAACATGTATTAATGTTGGGAGAAGGTGCTGAAGCTTTTGCAAAATTGCACAATATTGAATTTGCTGATGATGATTATTTTTTCTCTCAATTCAGGTTTGAACAATGGGAAAGAGCTAAAAAAAGAAATATGATAGTTTTGGATCATGTGGATGATAAAAAATTTGGCACAGTTGGCGCTGTTGCTCTGGATAAATTTGGAAATTTAGCCGCAGCAACGTCAACAGGTGGTATGACAAATAAAATGTTCGGCCGTGTTGGTGATTCGCCGTTAATTGGGTCAGGAACCTATGCAAATAATAATACTTGTGCAGTGAGTTGCACTGGTCACGGAGAATATTTTATCGAGAATGTTGTTGCATATGATATCAGTTGTTTATTGGAATATAAAGGATTATCACTGAAAGATGCTACCAATTTAGTAGTGATGGATAAATTAAAAAAAATTGCGGCGGAAGGTGGATTAATTGCAATAGATAAAAATGGAAATATTTGTTTGCCATTTAATACGAAGGGAATGTATAGAGGATGGATGAAAGGAGAAGGAGATTTTTTTACGGGGATTTATTGAGACGACTTTTAAATAATTATCATTCTCGAATCGACTACTGGGATTTTATTACTTCGTAATTAAAAGAAATATCGAATAAAGAATAAAGATCCCGTAAGTGTCCGGGCAGGCATTAATCGGAACGACGACCTGTTAGTTTTAACTCCGAATTAAACCTTGGGAAATAAAGAATATTAATCGGATCGGCCACCCAATAGATATTTTCTTCGCATTAAAAAAAAAGAATAAAAAATAACAATCAAAAAATAAAAAATAACAATCGGATCGATAGCCCACAGGTTAATCCTCCGTATTAAACCCTTTTAACTCCTTCAACACTTTTCAAACCGTCTCCGCAACAACGCTCTTTCTTGTTTTCATATCATACCCCATCCCCTTAGAAAATAAATTAAAGATCATATTTTCGAGGTTGAGCATTTTTCCTTTTCCTTCTTTAACGGAATTATGTTGTAATTGGGTGCCGTCCATTATTACAACCAAACCATTACCAATAATTTCGAGATAACGTTCTTCTGTAATAACCACCGCTGTATCTTCACTAATTCCGATGCCGGTCATATTGGGATGTTCGGCAACTGCAACCATTAATCTTCCAAAACGACCTCTGTCTACAAAATGGGAATCAATTATTGCATTATTTATAAATCCGAGTCCTTCTATCATTAATGCTTTTCCACGAATTAAAGCCTCTGTGGGAGCACCTCCATTTATCATTTTTCCACTTTGAGCCATGGCTCCTGCGCTGGTTCCGGCTATTACAAAATTGGGTTCGGTTTTGTATCGATGTTTTAATATTTCTAAAAATTCAGTCCCACAAAATATTTCACTTAATCGGGTCTGATTTCCACCGGTCAGCATTATTCCGTCGCAGTTTTTTATTCGCAATAAAAAATCTTTTTTTTCTGTATCACTTTTCTTGCGAATATTCATTACTGCTGCATCTTTGCATCCCAGAGAATGAAATGCCTTATCATATTCTCTTCCAACCTGAGTTGGGATGCCCGAAGCTGTTGGTATGATCTCAATTACGGTATTTCTACCTTTCATTTCCTTCAAGATCCTTGCTAAAACATCTAATTTTTCCTTTTCAAAATGATTGCGATTTTCTGCACCACCTATTGCGATCAACTTACCCCTGGAAGACATGCATTATTTTTTGGTCGGACAAATATATTACTAACTTCATCTTCGCTTAACCGCAATATCCACAATTTAGTTTACACAAGCCACAAAAGCCTTCAATTACTTGTAGTTGCCAGTATTTGATTCAACCCGATAATAGAGGCAAAATTTCAGGAATTTTATTCACTAATAAACCCAAATTTCAATGGATTTTGCAGCAAAAAAATTTGTAATAAAATTTTACCTATTTTTAACCCAAACGTTTTAGAAGTATGAAGATAATATCAACAGCGGTGATGAAGGGCCCGAATTACTGGAGTATTCGCAGGCATAAGTTAATTGTTATGCGCCTCGACCTGGAAGAAATGGAGGAGATGCCAACCAATAAAATTCCCGGATTTCGCGAAAGGTTAGAGCAGATCATACCTTCTTTATATGAACACAGATGCAGTGAAGACCATGCCGGAGGTTTTTTTGAGCGGGTGGTGGAAGGAACCTGGATGGGTCATGTGGTGGAACATATAGCGCTGGAATTGCAAACCTTGGCTGGATTAGATACGGGTTTTGGAAGAACAAGAAGCACTTCCACAAAAGGAGTTTATAATGTTGTTTATTCGTATTTGGAGGAAAAAACCGGATTATATGCCGGACAGATAGCCGTTGATTTTTGCGAAGCATTAGCACGTGGAGAAGATTATGATATTGCTCCGCATATAATGAAGATGAAAGAAATTCGCGAGCAGGAGCGGCTTGGACCTTCCACCGGAAGTATTGTGGAAGAGGCTATCAAAAGAAATATACCTTTTATCCGATTAAACAGAAGATCGCTGGTACAATTAGGTTGGGGAATTAATCAAAAAAGAATTCAGGCAACTATTGCTTCCACCACTTCAAACATTGCAGTTGATATTGCCTGTGATAAAGAAGAAACTAAAAATTTATTGAACCAATTAAATATTCCTGTTGCAAAAGGTGGAAGTGCTTATGATGAGGAAGACCTGGAAATAATTATAAAAAAGATCGGATATCCCATCGTAATTAAACCCATTGATGGAAATCATGGTCGCGGTTCCACAATGAATATTAAAACATGGGATGAAGCGGTAGCCGCATTAAAAAAATCGAAAGAAATTTCGCGTTGGGCAATAGTGGAACAATTTATTGTTGGATACGATTATAGGTTGCTCGTAATTAATTACAAATTTGTTTCCGCAGCATTAAGAAAACCTGCAGCAATTGTTGGCGACGGGAAACATACAGTAAAAGAATTAATTGATATTGTTAATCAAGATTCCCGAAGAGGTTACGGACATGAAAATGTTTTGACATCAATAAAGTTAGATGATCATACATTGCGTTTATTACAAAAATTGGGGATGGATGAAAATTCCGTTCCTGAAGTTGGTCACGAAATTGAATTAAAATCCACAGCAAATTTATCTACCGGAGGTACTGCAACCGATGTGACGGAAATAGTACATCCATACAATATATTTACTGCAGAAAGAATTGCACGAACCATTGGTTTGGATATTTGTGGAATTGATATTATGAGTCCGGATATATCTGTACCTATGACAGAAAATCGCGGAGTATTATTGGAAGTAAATGCAGCACCGGGTTTTAGAATGCATCTTGCACCAAGTGAAGGTATAGGAAGAAATGTTGCCGAACCGGTTGTAGATATGTTATTTCCACTAGGCTCTCAAGGTCGAATACCAATTGTAGCCATTACAGGAACGAATGGAAAAACCACCACTACCCGATTAACTGCACATATTGCAAAAACCATGGGATATAAGGTTGGATTTACCACCAGCGATGGTATATACATTCAGAACAGAATGTTGGAAAAAGGTGATTGCACAGGACCCATGTCAACAAAATTTGTTTTGATGGATCCAACTGTTGATTATGCAGTGTTGGAATGTGCACGCGGTGGTATGTTAAAAGCAGGATTGGGATTTGATAAATGTGATTATGCAATTGTTACCAATGTTACTGCTGATCATCTCGGATTAAAAGATATTGATACTGTAGAAGAAATGGCGAAGGTAAAATCAGTTTTACCTGAAACAGTACATAAAAATGGATATGCAATATTAAATGCGGATGATGATCTTGTATTTAATATGCGCAAAAATCTGGACTGTAAAATTGCTTTATTCAGTATGGATGAAAATAATCCGCGCATTAAAGATCATTGCGAGAAAGGTGGATTTGCCGCAGTATTGGAAAATGGATGGATTACAATACTAAAAGGCACATGGAAATTACGTGTTGAGAAAGTGGTAAATATTCCGCTCACCTTTGATGGTAAAGCGGTGTTCATGATACAGAATATTTTACCTGCAACCCTTTGCGGATTTTTACAGCAATTTAAAATGGAGGATATTAAAATTGCATTACAAACATTTATTCCGGGACCTGCAACTACTCCGGGAAGAATGAATGTATTTAAATTCAAAAATTTTGAAGTGCTGGTCGACTTTGCACACAACCCTGATGGATTTGAAGCGATAAGTAAATATCTTGAAAAAATAACTTTATATCCTAAAGTAGGATTAATTGGAGCAACGGGCGATCGCCGCGACGATGATATTCGCGAATTGGGAAGAATTTCAGCAAGAACGTATGACGAGATCGTAATTCGTCAGGATAAAAATTTACGCGGAAGAACGGATGTGGAAATAATGGATCTGCTTAAAGAGGGTATTTATGAAGTTAAACCTGAAATGCAGGTAATTTGTATCAACCCGGAAAAAGATTCCATTAAATATGTGATCGACAATGCTAAAAAAGGAAGTCATATCACTATTTGCAGTGACGTAATTGCAGAGGCTTTAGATTTGATCATGCAATACAAAGAACGCGATGATCAGTTTGAGTTTAATAAGGAGGAAATTCCGAATGTGCATCATGCGGAATGAGTTCTGGGTTCTGAGTTCTGGGTTCTGAGTTCTGGGTTCTGGGTTCGTGAACGCTGTGGATTCGGAGCTAAAAGTTTATGAATTATCTCTGAGTTGTGGCTTTGAAGTTCGGAAAACAAAAATGATCGGGTATTTAACACTTATAATATTACTAATTTTCTGATTCCCACAAAATTACTTTGTAGTTCAACAAATAAAAAATAAACACCTTTATCCAGATGTTTAATATTATAGGAAAAATTATTTCCTAATAAAGTTATTGGACTGCCGTTTATATTTTTAATAGTTACATTTTTGACAGGATCGAAATCTATTCCGGATTGTATGTTTACTATTTCATTTGCAGGATTTGGATAAATAAGAATATTATTCTCCTGAATGATTGTTGAAATTGCATCAGTTCCATCAACTATAACATTAAAACCCATTTCACAATTCGAAAATTCATTATTTGAATTGTCATTTATTATTCTTCCGCCGAATTCGGAGGGGCCGGTAAAATCAAATTCGTTGAAATAGTATAATAATTGCACTTCTGATGGACCGTGGATGCTAAAAAAACTATAACTTGGATTCTCAAAAATTATGCTTTCATCATCCGGGCAGACGATGAAATTTGGCGCATATAAATTTACATGGTTGGTTTGGATGTGGAAAATTAGTTTGTCGCCGTAAACTTCATCACCAATAAATGTTACGGAGGTGATTGATACGGAATCACAAGTGTTGTAAGCGGAATCGCAAAAGGTTTGGGCAGAGGAAAACCTCACTAACATTAAAAGAAATAAGGAGGAGACCAGTATCTTCATTACATTGTTTTATGTAAAGATAATTATGTGGTTCCTGATTGCTAGTTAAAATTTTAAAAATTATTGTTAAAATCAAAATGAAGTAGGTGTTATTTACCCTATAATGACAAAGTTCTATTTGCGGAACAAATGAAAAATTCTTATATTTGAGTTAATGAAAACAACCTTGCTCCTTTTGACACTCTTGACATGTCTGTGTTTGAATTTACGGGCTCAGACCTATTTTTCCATTACAGATTCGGGTTCGGTTTGGAGATATGAGACACAATGGGGTGGTCAACCCTACGACCATATTTTTTTAGAATTATCCTCTATTAAAGAGGATACTTTCTTCAATGATCATATTTATTCCAAATTAGAAGTCCTAAATCAAACAATAACGTGCATTCAAATTTCGCCGTACGAAGATTGGGAAACAAGCAGTGTATATTCAACTGCATTTTTTATTCGGGAAGATTCCATGAAACGCACTTATATTGCAAACGGTTTAGGTTGGGAAGAATTGTTTTATGATTTTAATTTAAATACAGGTGATTCACTTCCAATTTCTTATATAAATCCTGGTAATGATAACTATGTTTTTTCGATAGATTCCATTCTTATTGGAAGCGAATACAGAATACGGTATAATATCAATAGTTTTGATCATCCTGACCCATATGCTTCCATTATAGAAGGCATTGGCAGCACTTACGGTTTACTTTACCCTTTATGGCCTCCTTTTGAAACATATAATAAACTCATTTGTTATACAGATATTTATAGCAGCACTCAATTTGCAGATCCCTTGCTTACGATCAATAACAATGATGATGATATGGACGATTGTAATCTTATATATGTGGACATAAATTCACCTAAATCCGTTGAAGAAAACATAAACATTTTTCCAAATCCGATTTCAAATATTTTCTCTTTGCAATATTCAGGCAATATACATGGAGCAGGAAAAATAAAAATATTAAACATCAATTCACAAGTTGTATTTGAAAATGCAATTCAAATCTATCCCAATGTGAAAATTACTGCTGATATTACCAATATCCCCGATGGAATATATTTATTAATTTTAGAAACGGAGAACATTAATTATTCAAGTAAAATAATTAAACAATGATTTGGTAATTTTATTTGCAAATCGAAATTATAACTTAAAATAAACCTTTATAAGAGATCATGGAATCCACCACACCGCACCCCGAACGTCAACATTATCAAATTGGTTATATCAATATTATTTGTTTTTTCCTCATGTTTGTTTTTTCCTCATGTTTGTTTTTGGATTAAGTGGAGGAATTTTTCCTATGTACAGTCATGGGCAAAATTTTTTATGGAGCCTTGCAAATGCTTCGTTTATAACCGGGTGCATACTTTCGAGTGTACAATTAGCGGATAAAAAATGGATCCTACCTGCCGGAGGGTTTATTTTAATATCCATTGCATTTATAGCCTTTTTTACTCTAATACCTTGCGATACTGCTGAAAAAATACATGAGGTTGCAAAAAACGTATTACTTATTTTACCTGCAATGGCAATGATAAGCACCTATAAACCATTTCCTGTATGGGTTAAAATACTGGGATTTATTTCCTGTATTCCCTTTATTCTGATACTCATTTTTACAAATATGAATATGGAACAATTTGATTTTAATCTTACATTCGGAATCGGCTATTTTTTGATCGAATTAACGGCAGTGGTTTGGGGAATTTATTTCATAAAAGCCTTGAAAAAGGAAGCTAAAGTGTAAATAGCAGTTTTTTCACTTTAAATATTATATTGATCCCAATAGATTAAATGCAATTTTTATTTAATTTTTAATTACATATCAAATATCTCCCCCCAAATACTTTTCTTCTTTTTGTGTTGCGGATATCCTTGCTGGCCTTTGTCGTAGTATTTACGATCATCGTCATCATCCTGTTTTTTCTGACCGGATTTTCCGTGAGAATAGGTTTCACCTGTGCGTTCAAAAATTTTATCCAACTCGCCACGATCAAGCCAAATACCACGGCATTCGGGACAATAATCAATTTCCACACCTTGGCGGTCGGCTATTACAAGGTCTTTATCTTTACAAACCGGACATTTCATAGTTTCTGTTTTATAGAATAAACTACAAATTTTGAAAAATGTTCAAATTTAAAACTGTAAATTAGTCTTGCACTATCAAACTCTTTTCCAAAATTTCTTTCCCCCCAAACTCAATCGAAAATCTCCATACACCAGCAATCAATTCCTCCTGGGCCTCAAAAACATAACTATGTCGTCCGGTAGAAAAATCGTGGGGTAAATATTTCATGGTGTATTGAATATCATGCACGTCACCTTGGGTATCGGTGATCCTGATCTTCATTGTAAGAGGGATAGATATATTATCAGGCGATGCAATAATCTTAAAATGGAATCCAAAGGAGTTGCCTAGTAACATTGGGATGGTATCCGTTTGTTTTATGAGTTTATCTGGGTTGGAAGCTTCAAACAAACCAAAATCAACCATGGTTGCTGATTTAATTTCCTGTGCATTAGAAAAAGTGACAAGAAAAAGGAGAAATGATAAAATTACAGTGGCTTTCATAACTTTTTTATATAAAGATAACAAATGATCAACAAAAAAATCGGATTTAATTATGTCTATTTTTGCGATCTTACATGAATCTATTCATCATTTCTCATGGCGCTCAATCCATAAGCTTAGTAGCAGGTTTGTTTATAATTTCTGCACAGTTTATACTTTGGCGAGACGTATATAAACGAAGAATAAGTCCTGGAATTCTCTCCTGGTTCGGATGGTTTTTGTTGATGGGCGTTAGTTTGATCGCCCAGATCCTGGTAGATGGGTGGAAATGGAGTTTGACCGGTTTAACCATGTCGGCAGTGGGTTGTTTTGTGATATTTACAACCGCACTCCTCATGAAAAATTATCTGCTTAAAAATACAGACTGGGTATTTTTATTTTTAGGATTGATCTGTTTAATAATTTATTTAATTTCCAAAGATGCATGGATAACTACCGGCTTTGCTATACTTGCCGATTTTGTAGTAGGTATACCAACTCTGTTGCATGCATACAGAAATCCGAGCTCACAAAGATCCAAAGCATGGATGCTTGCATTTATTTCCTGGTTATTTACATTGATCTTATGTGTAGGACAGCCAATACTTTACACATTATTCCCGGTGTATTTATTTTTATATAACGTGGCGATGTTAATACTTACGAACAGAAAAATAAAAACGGCTGAATAAATTAAATTTTAACTGTTTTTCATCTCACCAACGTAAAGTTTCCTTGAATTAATTTTTCACCATCATCAGAGTTATATTTTAAATAGTACACATAACTTCCTATGGGTTGTAATATATTATTAAAGGTGCCATCCCAACTGAAATTTGCAGCATTTCCATCATACACCAATTCACCCCATCTATTATATATCTGAAATAAAATAATTTTGGAAGGATCGGAAATAATTACAAATAAACCATCATTAATTCCATCTCCATTCGGACTAAATGCATTGGGAACAGCAACATCATCGCATAAAGTTACACGCAAGGTATCCGAAGGATCGCTGCACAATAAAGAGGAGGTAACCCAATATAGTCCGGCCTCTGAAACAATAATTGATGATGTTGTTTCACCGTTGTTCCAGAGATAATTTGGTAAAATAATATCCACACTTATAACAACTTCATTAATACCTGCAACAGGACATAAAATAAGATCTTCACCCAGATCAATATCCGCATTCAGATTCGGATCCTCTGTAATGGTTATTTCATCCGTAAATATTTCACAATCACTTTCTACGGTAATTGAATAGGTTCCCTCATCGGTAACTGTTATACTATTTGTGGTTTCACCTGTGCTCCATTCGTACGTATTAAAACCAACGGGAGTATTTAATATTATTTCCCATTCACCCTCACAAACAAGTGTATCATTTCCAAGTTCAGGAAATAATCCAATTGGATCAATTACCTGCACATTAATGGAATCAATAAATGTTGCACAATCTGCAAATCCGGTTACATAATAAATTCCACCTTCTTCAATTGTAATGGAGGAAGTTGTTTCTCCGGTATTCCATAAATAATAATCATAACTTGGTGAGGCCTCCAAAGTATAGGGCAGTGCATTAAAACATATCTCTATAAAATCATCAGAAGTATAAACAGAATCTTCCACAAATAATATTTCTGCAGTATCTGAAATTACACCACAACTTGTTACAAGATCCACCCAATATATTCCTGTTTCGAAAACCGTTATACTTTGTGTTGTTGCACCGTTACTCCAGAGATAACTATCGGCGCAAGAGGGTGCAGTTAATTCAAAAGGGCTACACACAACAGTATCCGGCATTGCCATCGCCAACATAGAATCAACGGGAGTAACAATTACATCATCTATAAATAAATATACCACAGAATTTGCATCAACCGTTCCTCCGGTGTATGCTACTACATCAATAGCATCAAAATCATGATAATTACCAATACAGACCCATTCCTCCCCTCCTTCCGCTTCAAAATATCCGCAAATTTTTGTCCATTCAGCCGGTGGATCGATATAATTTCCGGTTCCATTATTCTCGATCTGTGGTGTAACCGGGAGAACATCATAAGTTCCGGCATCTCCAACCTTATCTTCAGAAAAATAAGCACCTATGGCATCTGTAGTTGCATGTGTAATTCCGAAAAAATCGGATTGTGTAGCCGGTGCGCTCCAAAATTCCACGTAATAACATTCGCCTGCAATTAAAGGTGATGTGAGCTGCGCTTGAGCATATTCATAATAAGAACTGCCCGTATTCACCCAAAATCCTCCATAAGCAACACCGGTATGGGCAGGTTGATCGAGACTGAATAAATTATCAGGCACATTCACCCAAGAGCCTACCCCTGCACAGGAATTAAAATAATCGGAGGTGCCGCCTGTTCCTGAAAACCAATCGGCTACATAGGCATCATCAAACCAGGTAAACCCTGATATTCCGGCAGGGCATTCATTAATATCTTCAAAACTATAATTCGGGACCAAATTGAATTGCGCTGATATAATAAGAGTATTAGTAATTGAAAATAAGAGGAGGAGTAATTTTTTCATGTTAAAAATTATAATTGTTCAAATTTATATAAAACAAATTAAAGATAGCAGGTTTAGGATAAAGTATAAATACAAAAATTGGCATTTATCGGAACATTGCATGGATATATTTTGAAAAAGAAAGTTTATTTTTATCAAAATTATTCCGGATTGAAAAATGATCAATTTGTATTGAGATCGTGGCATATTTATGTTGCATTGTTAATGGGAACCATAGTTCGCTTGGCATATGGAATATATGCACAAAACTGGATGAGCGCACCGGATCAGATCGCATGGCAACTCAGTATAGATGAAGCTGTTGCAAACGGAGCAATTAGTTACAGATCGCTTATCCACTACCCACATGAAGGTGGAAGTATTTTTATTTCACTGATTGCAATATGTTTAAAGCCATTTGAAAATTTAATGCCTCCTCTTTCATTAGCTGCTTTGTTAATTGAATTATTTGGAAGATATATTCAAATAAAGTTTACACAACGATTATTTGGTTCGAAGGTGGCAGGGTGGTTTGCGGTTTGGACCATTTTATCAATTCCTCTTGTGTTACCATGGGCAACATTAAATTTCGGATTGCACTCGTTGTTGTCTTTTTTACCCTTTGTATTTTTATATTATTTAACGCAATACCAATCTAAATATTCAAAATTCCTGTTGTGTGGAATAATTACAGGATTATCTCTATCCCTTTCCTATAACAGTATGATCTTTATTCCTGCATTTATTGTTTACACTTTTTTTACTCTTACAGATATTAAAAAATCGTTGATTTGTATTAGTAAATATTTAGTCTTCACCTTTCTTACTCTCATACCTCATTTGGCTGCGAGATACTTTCTCGACAGTGGATTTAATTTACAGGACGATCCTGTATTTTCCATTCGCGGACTGACTGCGGAAGGAACTATGAGTGGAGAACAGCTCAGCAATTTCATTGTCAGCTGGCATCGTGTTTTACCTGCCTCC
The genomic region above belongs to Bacteroidota bacterium and contains:
- the msrA gene encoding peptide-methionine (S)-S-oxide reductase MsrA; this translates as MKNKLFVLPVLMVLVTVFVSCGAKQPENGMEADNYSNKEILAMRKVYTDEEIAQNGWQKATFGGGCFWCTEAIFEEVKGVKSVLSGYSGGPMKNPTYQAVCTDTTGHAECVQVIFDPKECSYETILEIHMKTHDPTTLNRQGNDVGIQYRSIVFYSDENQKTETEKYIEKLTASGYYSDKIVTELTPLMTFWPAEDYHQDYFAKNPDQPYCIYVVGKKVEKFEHLFPELVKEEYKGN
- a CDS encoding isoaspartyl peptidase/L-asparaginase, which codes for MDRIRIAVHGGAGTMPKKYMTPETESACNSALENALRAGYSLLAEGAEAVDAVAAAVTVLENFELFNAGKGSVFTNQGTHEMDASIMNGKNLKSGAVAAVSNIKNPIQLARAVMQHSEHVLMLGEGAEAFAKLHNIEFADDDYFFSQFRFEQWERAKKRNMIVLDHVDDKKFGTVGAVALDKFGNLAAATSTGGMTNKMFGRVGDSPLIGSGTYANNNTCAVSCTGHGEYFIENVVAYDISCLLEYKGLSLKDATNLVVMDKLKKIAAEGGLIAIDKNGNICLPFNTKGMYRGWMKGEGDFFTGIY
- a CDS encoding cyanophycinase, whose product is MSSRGKLIAIGGAENRNHFEKEKLDVLARILKEMKGRNTVIEIIPTASGIPTQVGREYDKAFHSLGCKDAAVMNIRKKSDTEKKDFLLRIKNCDGIMLTGGNQTRLSEIFCGTEFLEILKHRYKTEPNFVIAGTSAGAMAQSGKMINGGAPTEALIRGKALMIEGLGFINNAIIDSHFVDRGRFGRLMVAVAEHPNMTGIGISEDTAVVITEERYLEIIGNGLVVIMDGTQLQHNSVKEGKGKMLNLENMIFNLFSKGMGYDMKTRKSVVAETV
- the cphA gene encoding cyanophycin synthetase produces the protein MKIISTAVMKGPNYWSIRRHKLIVMRLDLEEMEEMPTNKIPGFRERLEQIIPSLYEHRCSEDHAGGFFERVVEGTWMGHVVEHIALELQTLAGLDTGFGRTRSTSTKGVYNVVYSYLEEKTGLYAGQIAVDFCEALARGEDYDIAPHIMKMKEIREQERLGPSTGSIVEEAIKRNIPFIRLNRRSLVQLGWGINQKRIQATIASTTSNIAVDIACDKEETKNLLNQLNIPVAKGGSAYDEEDLEIIIKKIGYPIVIKPIDGNHGRGSTMNIKTWDEAVAALKKSKEISRWAIVEQFIVGYDYRLLVINYKFVSAALRKPAAIVGDGKHTVKELIDIVNQDSRRGYGHENVLTSIKLDDHTLRLLQKLGMDENSVPEVGHEIELKSTANLSTGGTATDVTEIVHPYNIFTAERIARTIGLDICGIDIMSPDISVPMTENRGVLLEVNAAPGFRMHLAPSEGIGRNVAEPVVDMLFPLGSQGRIPIVAITGTNGKTTTTRLTAHIAKTMGYKVGFTTSDGIYIQNRMLEKGDCTGPMSTKFVLMDPTVDYAVLECARGGMLKAGLGFDKCDYAIVTNVTADHLGLKDIDTVEEMAKVKSVLPETVHKNGYAILNADDDLVFNMRKNLDCKIALFSMDENNPRIKDHCEKGGFAAVLENGWITILKGTWKLRVEKVVNIPLTFDGKAVFMIQNILPATLCGFLQQFKMEDIKIALQTFIPGPATTPGRMNVFKFKNFEVLVDFAHNPDGFEAISKYLEKITLYPKVGLIGATGDRRDDDIRELGRISARTYDEIVIRQDKNLRGRTDVEIMDLLKEGIYEVKPEMQVICINPEKDSIKYVIDNAKKGSHITICSDVIAEALDLIMQYKERDDQFEFNKEEIPNVHHAE
- a CDS encoding T9SS type A sorting domain-containing protein, which encodes MKILVSSLFLLMLVRFSSAQTFCDSAYNTCDSVSITSVTFIGDEVYGDKLIFHIQTNHVNLYAPNFIVCPDDESIIFENPSYSFFSIHGPSEVQLLYYFNEFDFTGPSEFGGRIINDNSNNEFSNCEMGFNVIVDGTDAISTIIQENNILIYPNPANEIVNIQSGIDFDPVKNVTIKNINGSPITLLGNNFSYNIKHLDKGVYFLFVELQSNFVGIRKLVIL
- a CDS encoding T9SS type A sorting domain-containing protein gives rise to the protein MKTTLLLLTLLTCLCLNLRAQTYFSITDSGSVWRYETQWGGQPYDHIFLELSSIKEDTFFNDHIYSKLEVLNQTITCIQISPYEDWETSSVYSTAFFIREDSMKRTYIANGLGWEELFYDFNLNTGDSLPISYINPGNDNYVFSIDSILIGSEYRIRYNINSFDHPDPYASIIEGIGSTYGLLYPLWPPFETYNKLICYTDIYSSTQFADPLLTINNNDDDMDDCNLIYVDINSPKSVEENINIFPNPISNIFSLQYSGNIHGAGKIKILNINSQVVFENAIQIYPNVKITADITNIPDGIYLLILETENINYSSKIIKQ
- a CDS encoding zf-TFIIB domain-containing protein; translated protein: MKCPVCKDKDLVIADRQGVEIDYCPECRGIWLDRGELDKIFERTGETYSHGKSGQKKQDDDDDRKYYDKGQQGYPQHKKKKSIWGEIFDM
- a CDS encoding DUF3859 domain-containing protein is translated as MKATVILSFLLFLVTFSNAQEIKSATMVDFGLFEASNPDKLIKQTDTIPMLLGNSFGFHFKIIASPDNISIPLTMKIRITDTQGDVHDIQYTMKYLPHDFSTGRHSYVFEAQEELIAGVWRFSIEFGGKEILEKSLIVQD